In a single window of the Planctomycetia bacterium genome:
- a CDS encoding Gfo/Idh/MocA family oxidoreductase — protein MSTSTQSLGIGIIGCGRVVEKRVAPAMIASARAKLVAFCSRDGSKARQFAESFGASAAYNDVSALLADDKVQAIYIAVPNAFHAELAIRCLQADRHVLVDKPMALSTQQALSMISASRQSGKTLGLMHQQRFHPVNQKLIKLIREGSLGRIHFVRAQMGFWYSLAENWRLSPELSGGGAAIDLAPHVLDILLHAMGPIRSVDARCYDLHLHRGVEDLLTARVEFASGAVGQLDFSYCFHHYGGRIEVYGSEGTFLADGSLQQADRYRLWQRRGSDDLPLEEGETPPCFRLILEDFADAVLSSRPPAVSMYDGLSTMNVIDALYASAKAREEQHVDQSTIA, from the coding sequence ATGTCCACCTCCACTCAATCGCTGGGAATCGGGATCATCGGTTGCGGCCGGGTCGTGGAGAAGCGTGTGGCCCCCGCGATGATTGCATCGGCCCGGGCAAAGTTGGTCGCGTTCTGCTCGCGTGACGGATCGAAGGCGAGGCAATTCGCCGAGTCGTTCGGGGCGAGCGCCGCCTACAACGATGTCTCCGCGCTATTGGCCGATGATAAGGTTCAAGCCATTTACATTGCCGTGCCGAACGCCTTCCATGCTGAGTTGGCGATTCGGTGCCTTCAGGCGGACAGGCATGTTCTCGTCGATAAGCCGATGGCCTTAAGTACGCAGCAGGCCCTGTCGATGATTTCGGCATCGCGTCAAAGCGGCAAGACGCTCGGCCTGATGCACCAGCAGCGATTTCACCCGGTCAACCAGAAGCTGATCAAGCTCATCCGCGAGGGCAGCCTCGGGCGAATTCACTTCGTTCGTGCTCAGATGGGGTTCTGGTATTCGCTTGCTGAGAACTGGCGGCTGAGCCCGGAGCTGTCCGGCGGTGGGGCGGCGATCGACCTCGCGCCTCATGTCCTGGACATTCTCCTGCACGCCATGGGCCCGATTCGAAGCGTCGATGCCCGGTGCTACGACCTGCATCTCCATCGCGGTGTCGAAGATCTGCTGACCGCACGAGTCGAGTTTGCGTCCGGCGCGGTAGGGCAGTTGGATTTTTCGTATTGCTTCCATCATTACGGCGGGCGTATCGAAGTGTACGGCAGCGAGGGCACGTTTCTGGCCGACGGCAGCCTGCAACAGGCTGATCGCTACCGGCTTTGGCAGCGTCGCGGGTCTGACGACTTGCCCCTGGAGGAAGGTGAAACGCCGCCCTGCTTCAGGCTCATCCTTGAGGACTTTGCGGATGCGGTCCTATCGAGCCGGCCGCCGGCGGTCTCGATGTATGATGGACTTTCCACCATGAACGTGATTGACGCGCTATATGCTTCCGCGAAAGCGCGCGAGGAACAGCACGTCGATCAATCCACCATCGCCTGA
- a CDS encoding NAD(P)-dependent glycerol-3-phosphate dehydrogenase has product MVEQVAMIGDGQMATVCSVMLADRGIHVRMWGRNPDQIGALKSTRENHRYLPGLRIPERVSFTTDPVAVFAGASLVISAVPCQYIRSVWTSIAHAYPSGTPIAGVAKGIENETLLRPSQIIQDVVGPSPVASLSGPSIAAELAQCLPATVVAAADDPSLAALVQETLSSQWFRVYTNDDLLGVELAGATKNVIALAAGIVDGLKAGDNAKAALLARGLVEITRLGVAMGAKRETFAGLAGLGDLVTTCVSPLGRNRSAGQLIGQGRKVEDVIGSTPSVIEGIPTTKSVFQLARRYDVEMPITEAVYGVLFDGKDVIATLSELMTRRLKGEM; this is encoded by the coding sequence ATGGTCGAGCAGGTAGCCATGATCGGCGACGGCCAAATGGCCACCGTGTGCAGCGTGATGCTCGCGGATCGCGGAATCCACGTTCGCATGTGGGGGCGGAATCCCGATCAGATCGGAGCGCTGAAGAGCACGCGGGAGAATCATCGCTACCTTCCCGGCCTGCGAATCCCCGAGCGCGTTTCATTTACCACCGATCCGGTCGCCGTCTTCGCCGGAGCAAGCCTCGTCATCTCGGCCGTGCCATGCCAGTATATTCGAAGTGTATGGACAAGCATTGCCCACGCCTATCCGAGCGGCACTCCGATCGCGGGTGTCGCCAAGGGTATTGAGAACGAGACGCTCCTGCGTCCCAGCCAGATCATTCAGGATGTCGTCGGTCCGTCACCCGTGGCGTCCCTTTCCGGTCCCAGCATTGCCGCGGAACTGGCCCAATGCCTGCCGGCGACCGTGGTGGCTGCCGCGGACGATCCCTCCCTCGCGGCGCTCGTCCAGGAAACGCTGTCCTCGCAATGGTTTCGTGTCTACACCAATGACGATCTGCTTGGTGTGGAGTTGGCCGGCGCCACAAAGAACGTCATCGCTCTCGCGGCCGGCATCGTCGACGGTCTGAAGGCCGGCGACAACGCCAAAGCGGCACTGCTCGCCCGTGGTCTGGTCGAGATCACGCGACTCGGCGTGGCCATGGGCGCCAAGCGCGAGACCTTTGCCGGTCTCGCGGGACTGGGCGATCTGGTGACGACCTGCGTTTCGCCGCTTGGCCGCAATCGCTCGGCGGGGCAACTCATCGGGCAAGGAAGAAAAGTCGAGGACGTGATCGGCTCCACGCCATCGGTCATTGAGGGCATCCCGACGACGAAGAGCGTCTTTCAGCTTGCGCGCCGCTACGACGTTGAAATGCCCATCACCGAGGCCGTCTATGGCGTTCTCTTCGACGGCAAGGATGTCATCGCCACCTTGAGCGAGCTCATGACACGAAGGCTCAAAGGCGAGATGTAG
- a CDS encoding HAD-IA family hydrolase, giving the protein MEPTTLIAESSGKGIAPSPPGPVRAPCTPISSAAAIFDVDGVIADTARFHTSAWARLTGEEGLPFDTVAQDALRGLSRENSLRHILGDRKVSPARFAELLARKNAYYLAAVESLTASDVLPGVGPLIRGLRELGLKIAAVSASRNARLVLTRLGISDQLDCIVDGNDQERDPAGRMRFRLAADLLGVPPSGCIVFEDAASAIRLAQDAGMKTVSLGISPELSVANLAFESLCGVDAQIILKWLKI; this is encoded by the coding sequence ATGGAGCCCACTACGCTGATCGCCGAATCGTCGGGAAAAGGGATCGCCCCGTCGCCCCCTGGCCCGGTCCGGGCTCCTTGCACGCCGATCAGCTCGGCGGCCGCCATTTTCGATGTGGATGGGGTCATCGCGGATACCGCCAGATTTCACACTTCGGCATGGGCCCGATTAACCGGCGAAGAGGGTCTGCCGTTCGATACAGTTGCGCAGGACGCGCTTCGCGGCCTTTCGCGTGAGAATTCACTGCGCCACATTCTCGGCGATCGCAAGGTGTCTCCGGCCCGCTTCGCAGAGCTGCTTGCCCGCAAGAACGCCTACTATCTTGCCGCCGTCGAGTCGTTGACGGCGAGCGACGTACTTCCCGGCGTGGGGCCGCTGATCCGGGGCCTCCGCGAACTGGGTCTTAAGATCGCAGCGGTCTCGGCCAGCCGAAACGCGAGGCTGGTGCTCACCCGACTGGGCATTTCAGACCAACTGGATTGCATCGTCGACGGAAACGATCAGGAGCGCGACCCCGCTGGGCGAATGCGATTTCGCCTGGCAGCCGATTTGCTCGGTGTGCCGCCGTCCGGTTGCATCGTTTTCGAGGATGCGGCATCAGCCATCCGACTCGCTCAAGATGCCGGGATGAAGACGGTCTCGCTGGGCATATCGCCCGAATTGTCCGTCGCCAACCTTGCGTTTGAGTCACTTTGCGGCGTCGATGCTCAAATCATCCTCAAGTGGTTGAAGATCTAG